One Bombus fervidus isolate BK054 chromosome 7, iyBomFerv1, whole genome shotgun sequence genomic region harbors:
- the Wls gene encoding wnt ligand secretion mediator — translation MQGTIIENLSGRKLSVLVILLVIAQIVCFLIGGLIAPTPASSQNVLGTPCKDIRINGSEPGGGKWFYSRGKGSCTPVDMNRFSFDSHRQAYQVVYTFQMPVPRSSMQLDYSRWQQNLIGVLQVDIVYHSQIEIAPRTKITLDARLAYRNKGDPDDAWKPYAASVVERMLDCSIDDAMEQYNYNCSVVPLFELGSLFHDYYLLNIRLPADTDRNINQGLGHITDLWFTAINQNGGFTKVWVSLKTIYFPIVLCVLTWYWRRVHMLSRSPALLEYLLLALGIALSFLNMPLEYLTLAYDMPFMLLLGDIRQGVFYAILLSFWLVFAGEHLMIQEGEQRNSLKCYWRHLSAVGIGCLSLFVFDMCERGVQLRNPFYSIWVTDLGTKFALSFIILAGVSAGVYLIFLAYMIWKVFMNISAKRAALPSMSSARRLHYEGVIYRFKFLMIATLLCASLTVVGFILGQVAEGQWKWDEELHLEMTSAFFTGVYGMWNIYIIALLCLYAPSHKQWPIEPSENSISEEIEFSRLSTDPNETLSLTAFARKAALE, via the exons ATGCAGGGAACaatcatagaaaatttaagcGGTAGAAAGCTTTCGGTACTTGTGATATTACTCGTTATCGCGCAAATAGTTTGTTTTCTAATAGGCGGGCTTATTG ctCCAACTCCAGCTAGTAGCCAGAATGTGCTTGGTACACCTTGCAAGGATATTCGTATAAATGGGTCTGAACCAGGAGGAGGAAAATGGTTTTATTCAAGGGGAAAAGGATCATGTACTCCTGTTGATATGAATCGGTTTAGCTTTGACAGTCACCGTCAAGCATATCAAGTTGTTTATACATTTCAG atGCCTGTACCTCGAAGTAGCATGCAACTTGATTATTCTAGATGGCAACAAAACTTAATAGGTGTTTTGCAAGTGGATATTGTTTATCACAGTCAGATAGAAATTG CTCCTAGGACTAAGATAACATTGGATGCAAGACTTGCTTATAGGAACAAAGGAGATCCAGATGATGCTTGGAAACCATATGCAGCCTCTGTGGTAGAAAGAATGCTAGATTGTAGTATTGatgat GCAATGGAGCAGTACAATTACAACTGCAGTGTGGTACCATTGTTTGAACTTGGATCTCTATTTCATGATTATTATCTTCTAAATATTCGTCTTCCTGCTGATActgatagaaatattaatcagGGTTTGGGACATATAACTGATTTATGGTTCACA gcTATCAATCAAAATGGTGGATTTACAAAAGTGTGGGTCAGTTTAAAAACTATTTACTTTCCAATCGTCTTGTGTGTTCTTACTTGGTACTGGAGACGAGTACATATGCTTTCTAGATCACCAGCTTTATTGGAGTACTTACTTTTAGCATTGGGTATAGCTTTGTCATTTTTAAACA TGCCTCTGGAATATTTAACACTTGCCTATGATATGCCATTTATGCTTTTATTGGGAGATATTAGACAGGGAGTGTTCTATGcaattcttttatctttttggCTTGTGTTTGCTGGAGAACATCTTATG ATACAG GAAGGTGAACAAAGAAATTCTCTAAAATGTTACTGGCGTCATCTTTCTGCAGTTGGCATTGGATGTCTATCATTGTTTGTATTTGATATGTGTGAACGTGGGGTACAATTACGAAATCCATTCTATTCAATTTGGGTTACAGATCTTGGAACTAAATTTGCT ttATCTTTTATAATCTTAGCTGGAGTATCCGCTGGCGTGTACTTAATATTCTTGGCTTACATGATATGGAAAGTATTCATGAATATTAGTGCAAAACGAGCTGCATTACCTAGTATGAGTTCGGCACGACGTTTACACTATGAAGGCGTAATATATCGATTTAAATTTTTGATGATTGCTACGCTATTGTGTGCATCTTTAACAGTTGTTGGTTTTATTCTTGGCCag GTCGCGGAAGGGCAATGGAAATGGGATGAAGAATTACATTTGGAAATGACATCAGCATTTTTCACTGGTGTATACGGGATGTggaatatttacattatagcATTATTGTGTTTATATGCACCATCACATAAACAGTGGCCTATTGAACCATCCG aaAATAGTATTAgcgaagaaattgaattttcacgTTTATCTACTGATCCTAATGAAACGTTGTCTTTGACAGCATTCGCACGAAAAGCAGCATTAGAATAA
- the Strip gene encoding striatin interacting protein encodes MRDVAMDANGNGKRDLPRIVLQQRIMSTEETSKSTDLDFVYDDADKHANEIAELYSYSEQSELHVNLTAFEEQMELYKLRPWWQNLSEAQQKSVIYKLLDQLEVSNKQLRMKAARCILYLAQGCWAEVQSDEEQREWTRTNVMLLYEAGIFPAFVELLNIEITNSRRTASAMRKISVSLDDSTDLRVILSVLYIITEVMREEMKNLEHSIYKNNVESFKEDLINPYGEELLIVKLLGMVTYFCSGAAPHFPMKKVLLLLWKLILVSLGGIDTLRELKKQYREEVGLDTQQEDTLEVAKTMRPSSPPVSAADLIETQNQKKNHRSYRRFLMKQSSLDEPGLGMEYEGAEVGNNTTNNEGEGEANVFMNQTVLTQLRTYCQNENNQPPIRPDTPQLTKGKSLPWTPKVRQKDVDTFLEASRLKFVGYNLEGDRQSLAGLPQPILEGVNTLKRHMYTSLAEIQIQKEEQMLRNPISTPRFPIRQTPTEIVYHAILPFVPQYMIALLKILLAAAPTSKAKTDSTNIMADVLPGQMPMTVFQSMKLGIDVSRHKEIIVKAVSAILLLLLKHFKLNHIYQFEFMSQHLVFANCIPLVLKFLNQNILAYIEAKNVIPILDFPMCVIGEQPDVSLDNLETGDNLPYSWRNVFSCINLLRILNKLTKWKHSRIMMLVVFKSAPILKRTLKVRHAMMQLYVLKLLKMQTRYLGRQWRKTNMKTISAIYAKVRHRLNDDWAYGNDLEARPWDFQVDECVLRSCVDRFNNLRYTNIPKDKDMEPVDNSVTSVLGVNMELSDEFKQHYELWLQQEVFQRSINWDELLDPEGPGSNFDVFINYILL; translated from the exons ATGCGTGACGTAGCGATGGATGCGAATGGAAATGGGAAGCGTGATCTTCCCCGAATAGTTCTACAGCAACGAATTATGAGTACCGAA gAAACATCTAAATCTACGGATTTGGACTTTGTTTATGACGATGCGGATAAGCATGCCAATGAAATTGCTGAATTGTACAGCTATTCAGAACAGTCTGAATTACATGTTAACCTTACA GCATTTGAAGAGCAAAtggaattatataaattaagacCATGGTGGCAAAATTTATCAGAGGCACAACAGAAATctgtaatttacaaattattagatCAGTTAGAGGTTTCTAACAAACAATTAAGAATGAAAGCAGCAAGGTGCATCTTGTATTTAGCTCAAGGTTGTTGGGCTGAAGTACAGTCTGATGAAGAGCAACGAGAATGGACCAGAACAAATGTTATGTTATTATATGAGGCTGGAATTTTCCCAGCATTTGTTGAACTtcttaatattgaaattac GAATAGTAGGAGAACTGCATCTGCAATGAGGAAAATATCTGTTAGTCTTGATGATTCCACTGATTTAAGAGTAATTTTGtctgttttatatattataacagagGTGATGagggaagaaatgaaaaatttagaaCATAGTATTTATAAGAATAATGTTGAATCTTTCAAAGAAGATTTAATAAATCCATATGGCGAAGAGTTGCTTATAGTTAAACTTCTTGGCATGGTGACATACTTCTGTAGTGGAGCAGCTCCacattttccaatgaaaaagGTTCTTTTATTGCTGTGGAAATTAATCTTGGTATCATTGGGTGGTATTGATACACTAAGGGAGTTAAAAAAACAATATCGCGAAGAAGTTGGTCTTGATACACAACAAGAAGATACTTTAGAAGTTGCAAAGACTATGAGACCTAGTTCTCCTCCTGTCAGTGCAGCAGATTTGATTGAAACACAAAATCAAAAAAAGAATCATAGATCTTATCGACGA TTTCTAATGAAACAAAGTTCATTGGATGAACCAGGCTTGGGAATGGAATATGAAGGTGCAGAAGTGGGGAATAATACTACAAACAATGAAGGTGAAGGAGAAGCTAATGTATTTATGAACCAAACTGTTTTGACTCAGTTACGAACTTACTGTCAAAACGAAAACAATCAGCCTCCAATAAGACCTGATACCCCACAACTTACTAAGggaaaaa gtTTACCATGGACACCAAAGGTGAGACAAAAGGATGTCGACACATTTCTTGAAGCATcaagattaaaatttgttgGTTACAACTTGGAAGGAGACAGACAAAGTTTGGCAGGTTTACCACAACCAATACTTGAAGGTGTTAATACACTTAAAAGA catATGTATACATCTTTAGCTGAAATCCAAATCCAAAAAGAGGAACAAATGCTTAGAAATCCTATAAGCACTCCAAGGTTTCCAATTCGTCAGACACCAACAGAAATTGTATATCATGCTATACTACCATTTGTACCACAATATATGATTGCATTATTAAAGATTTTATTGGCTGCTGCACCCACCAGTAAAGCTAAGACAGATAGTACCAATATTATGGCTGATGTCTTGCCAGGACAAATGCC CATGACTGTTTTTCAGTCGATGAAACTCGGTATTGATGTAAGCAGACATAAAGAAATCATTGTTAAAGCAGTATCTGCCATACTGCTTCTTctgttaaaacattttaaactaAATCACATATATCAGTTTGAATTCATGTCACAACATTTAGTATTTGCTAATTGCATACCActtgttttaaaatttttaaatcagaATATTCTAGCTTATATAGAAGCTAAAAATGT TATTCCCATCTTGGATTTTCCTATGTGTGTTATTGGAGAACAACCAGATGTGTCCCTAGATAATCTTGAAACTGGGGATAATCTACCATATTCATGGAGAAACGTTTTTTCAtgcattaatttattacgtatTCTTAATAAACTTACAAAATGGAAACATAGTAGAATTATG ATGTTAGTCGTTTTTAAATCAGCACCCATATTAAAACGTACATTAAAAGTCAGACATGCAATGATGCAATTATATGTCttaaaattactaaaaatgCAAACTAGGTATTTAGGGCGACAATGGCGGAAAACTAATATGAAAACAATCAGTGCAATATATGCAAAAGTTAGACATCGTTTGAATGATGATTGGGCTTATGGCAATG atcTAGAAGCACGACCTTGGGATTTCCAAGTAGACGAGTGCGTATTACGTTCTTGCGTTGATCGATTCAATAACCTACGATACACTAATATTCCTAAGGATAAAGATATGGAACCTGTTGATAATTCTGTTACATCAGTACTCGGGGTAAATATGGAATTAAGCGATGAATTTAAACAACATTATGAATTATGGTTACAACAAGAAGTATTTCAAAGAAGTATTAATTGGGACGAATTATTGGATCCTGAGGG ACCTGGATCAAATTTTGacgtttttataaattatatactattgtgA